A single region of the Lycium barbarum isolate Lr01 chromosome 2, ASM1917538v2, whole genome shotgun sequence genome encodes:
- the LOC132625942 gene encoding uncharacterized protein LOC132625942 isoform X3 — MVSSIYCHVPSEAETNHIPPFYSRKRLKSLDSMPMDLTSQGSIDDENRVDVVSTMELTIGCLQNLGSPLCVEMSCQSNGKSENVSSPCDVGGSSTSDKSTVVYPQAALATGWMYVNEQGQMCGPYIKEQLYEGLSTGFLPEELPVYPILNGTISNAVPLKYFNQFPDHVATGFAYLMVSSMEVAKDSGGNGVELPTTSPYSSSGDKHETHSMNQQVSTTGFVGTVAPSMSSVNEESCWLFEDHDGRKHGPHSLVELYSWYHYGYIVDSVMIHHADNKFSPFALKSLISSWTTATPGAQFLSNPDGHETNALHDFVSEISEEVCSQLHMVIMKAARRTLLDEIVSHAISECISEKKDRKKVTNQKKATNQSVKMSSPGTRMSAGFGGSKALVSPESSAEASILRNQKSPAAEVPLKYSGGAKSVGSFENFCDSYTVVCRKLFDSCMQNIWNAVFYDHVSEFSSAWRKRKRWSPPCLMVESNIQAKSDADCTSKLSIEVLQLEEESVPPGFEKKNVTVDLPSVSSSKDCTVELSTEVLQVEQESFGCDPDFPPGFEEKNMTVDLPSVSSPKDCTVELSTEVLQVEQESFVCDLDFPPGFEEKDVTVDLPSVSSSFNDEKGLSGSSHAMDSEANERMQLIFESVMDELHLSAKMSLEEYFSSLLHEEVMGKVDSLKDGVIIKVAEDPNIFNCGASKNESSDAISVSDNLPCVDIESTSPPVKSSHQNNIDTYVPPASDWFSSAFQKSASLDNTSIDEMTDELQPPECEAVPVQTSKVRLARSDNNILRIIWYATLSNCRQKVHEKALRELKSFLIDDLIRNFLTTWSSARRCSKPEDSRVTRSKADDEKRDKSPVALSKSVDGFPKVPTAAGKYTYYRKKKLVKRKSGSSLQPPPDGDVGFQKRSINKSRKKDLLGEVTESAKGDNATSSDKEIGPKDCCRELVTDASLVFPPSSVINCNTISEDVVASVSKVGRSNASRKKMKATFIAEVSGDNGRVDGDVGLKKRSINKSRKQDLLGEATGSTKGDNAALSGKEIGPKDCRRELLTNASLVVPPSSAIKCNTISEKVASVSETRRSSSSRKKLKAAFVAEVSSGNRKVEEDISFKKRSINKSRKQDLFGEATKSIKGDNATTSGKEIGPKDFRRELFSNASSIVPPSLVINCDTISEKVASVSKAGRSHASRKKLKPTFAAEVSSSSGKVDGDGFKKRSINKSRKKDLSGEATESAKGDNAASSDKEIGPKDCRRELVTNASLVVSPSSVINCNTSSEEVASVSQAGRSKASHNKLKAPFIAEDSSGNRMVAEAVNSELGTQEMQPTACSKKTPKSAKLPKLKKRKIENNLTASGSSKIQRLSSGAGNQAATEVVILEKNQKGKSRIAKHCPHSVGCARSSINGWEWRKWSMRASPAERARVRGNKIVHIQSVSSDTTGSQMFNVKGISARTNRVKLRNLLAAAEGADLLKATQLKARKKRLRFQQSKIHAWGLVALEPIDAEDFVIEYVGELIRRRVSDIREHYYEKIGIGSSYLFRLDDDYVVDATKRGGIARFINHSCEPNCYTKVISVEGQKKIFIYAKRHIAAGEEITYNYKFPLEEKKIPCNCGSKRCRGSMN, encoded by the exons ATGGTGTCTTCGATCTATTGCCATGTACCGAGTGAAGCAGAGACGAATCATATCCCACCATTCTACTCTCGAAAGAGATTAAAGTCTTTAGATTCGATGCCAATGGATTTAACTTCACAAGGTTCTATTGACGATGAAAATCGCGTTGATGTTGTATCTACAATGGAGTTAACTATTGG TTGCTTGCAAAATCTTGGTTCACCATTGTGTGTGGAGATGAGTTGCCAGTCTAATGGCAAGAGTGAGAATGTTTCATCGCCTTGTGATGTCGGTGGCAGTTCAACGAGTGACAAGAGTACTGTGGTGTACCCTCAAGCCGCACTTGCAACTGGATGGATGTATGTAAATGAACAGGGTCAAATGTGTGGTCCTTACATTAAGGAACAATTATATGAGGGTCTGTCTACTGGTTTCTTGCCAGAAGAACTTCCCGTTTATCCCATCTTAAATGGGACCATTTCGAATGCGGTGCCCTTAAAGTATTTCAATCAATTTCCTGACCATGTTGCCACTGGCTTTGCTTATTTAATGGTTTCGTCCATGGAAGTTGCCAAAGATTCAGGAGGAAATGGAGTGGAGTTGCCAACAACTTCCCCTTATTCTAGCTCGGGGGATAAACATGAAACTCATTCCATGAATCAGCAAGTGTCGACTACTGGCTTTGTCGGAACAGTTGCACCGTCTATGTCTTCG GTTAACGAAGAATCGTGCTGGCTCTTTGAAGATCATGATGGGAGGAAACATGGGCCGCACTCTCTTGTGGAGCTTTATTCATGGTATCATTATGGATACATTGTGGATTCAGTGATG ATTCATCATGCTGATAATAAGTTCAGTCCCTTtgctttgaaatctttaattAGTAGTTGGACTACGGCTACCCCTGGAGCTCAATTCTTGTCTAATCCCGATGGGCATGAGACTAACGCTCTACATGATTTTGTATCCGAGATTTCTGAAGAAGTATGCTCCCAGCTTCATATGGTGATCATGAAAGCAGCCCGCAGGACTCTGCTCGATGAGATTGTTAGCCATGCAATTTCAGAGTGCATCTCCGAAAAAAAAGATCGTAAGAAAGTCACTAATCAAAAGAAAGCCACTAATCAGTCTGTCAAAATGTCATCTCCTGGTACCAGAATG TCTGCAGGTTTTGGTGGCAGTAAGGCCTTAGTTTCTCCTGAGAGCAGTGCAGAAGCTTCTATTCTTCGTAACCAGAAATCTCCTGCTGCTGAAGTCCCTTTGAAGTATTCAGGAGGCGCAAAATCTGTTGGAAGCTTTGAGAACTTCTGTGATTCTTATACAGTTGTTTGCAGGAAATTATTTGACTCTTGCATGCAAAATATCTGGAATGCTGTCTTCTATGATCACGTGTCAGAGTTTTCATCTGCGTGGAGGAAGAGAAAGCGATGGTCACCTCCTTGTCTGATGGTTGAATCAAACATTCAAGCAAAGTCAGATGCTGATTGCACCTCAAAGCTTTCTATTGAAGTT TTGCAATTGGAGGAAGAATCCGTCCCTCCAGGGTTTGAGAAAAAGAATGTGACAGTGGATTTGCCTTCAGTTTCGTCATCAAAAGATTGCACCGTGGAGCTCTCTACTGAAGTT TTGCAGGTGGAGCAAGAATCATTCGGCTGTGATCCTGATTTTCCCCCAGGGTTTGAGGAGAAGAATATGACAGTGGATTTGCCTTCAGTTTCGTCACCAAAAGATTGCACCGTGGAGCTGTCTACTGAAGTT TTGCAAGTGGAGCAAGAATCTTTCGTCTGTGATCTTGATTTCCCCCCAGGGTTTGAGGAGAAGGATGTGACAGTGGATCTGCCTTCAGTTTCGTCATCTTTTAATGATGAAAAGGGGTTGTCTGGATCCAGTCATGCAATGGACTCTGAAGCTAATGAGCGTATGCAGCTTATCTTTGAGAGTGTAATGGATGAACTCCACCTGTCTGCAAAGATGTCCTTGGAAGAGTATTTCAGTAGCCTTTTGCATGAAGAGGTGATGGGAAAAGTTGATTCCCTTAAAGATGGCGTGATAATCAAG GTTGCTGAGGACCCAAATATTTTTAATTGCGGTGCAAGTAAAAATGAGTCTTCTGATGCCATTTCGGTGTCAGACAACTTACCTTGTGTAGATATTGAGAGTACTTCACCGCCTGTAAAATCATCGCACCAGAACAATATTGATACATACGTGCCTCCTGCGTCAGATTGGTTTTCAAGTGCATTTCAGAAGTCAGCCAGTTTAGATAATACATCCATTGATGAAATGACTGATGAGCTGCAACCACCTGAATGCGAAGCTGTTCCTGTGCAAACTTCTAAAGTTCGGCTTGCTAGGTCTGACAATAATATTTTGAGAATAATATGGTATGCTACCCTGTCAAATTGCCGGCAGAAGGTACATGAGAAAGCACTGAGAGAGTTGAAAAGTTTTCTTATTGATGACTTGATTAGAAATTTCTTGACAACTTGGTCTTCTGCAAGGAGATGTAGTAAACCAGAGGATTCTCGG GTTACAAGAAGCAAAGCGGATGATGAGAAACGTGATAAATCTCCTGTTGCATTAAGCAAAAGCGTGGATGGCTTTCCTAAGGTACCTACAGCCGCGGGGAAATATACATATTACCGGAAGAAAAAGTTGGTCAAAAGAAAGTCAGGCTCTTCATTGCAGCCTCCCCCTGATGGAGATGTTGGCTTCCAAAAGCGATCTATTAACAAGTCAAGGAAAAAAGATCTCTTGGGAGAGGTAACAGAGAGCGCTAAAGGTGACAATGCAACTTCAAGTGATAAGGAAATTGGGCCAAAAGATTGTTGCAGAGAGTTGGTCACTGATGCCTCTTTAGTTTTTCCTCCATCATCGGTTATTAATTGTAACACTATCTCGGAAGACGTAGTTGCTTCTGTCTCCAAAG TGGGGAGAAGTAACGCAAGCCGCAAAAAAATGAAGGCCACTTTTATCGCTGAGGTCTCCGGTGATAATGGAAGGGTTGATGGAGACGTTGGCTTAAAAAAGAGATCTATTAACAAGTCAAGGAAACAAGATCTCTTGGGGGAGGCAACGGGGAGCACTAAAGGTGACAATGCAGCTTTAAGTGGTAAGGAAATTGGGCCGAAAGATTGTCGCAGAGAGTTGCTCACTAATGCTTCTTTAGTTGTTCCTCCATCATCGGCTATTAAATGTAACACTATATCAGAGAAAGTTGCATCTGTTTCCGAAA CGAGGAGAAGTAGTTCAAGCCGCAAAAAACTGAAGGCTGCTTTTGTCGCTGAGGTCTCCAGTGGTAACAGAAAGGTTGAAGAAGACATCAGCTTCAAAAAGAGATCTATTAACAAGTCAAGGAAACAAGATCTCTTTGGGGAGGCAACAAAAAGCATTAAAGGTGACAACGCAACTACAAGTGGTAAGGAAATTGGGCCGAAAGATTTTCGCAGAGAGTTGTTCAGTAATGCCTCTTCAATTGTTCCGCCATCATTGGTTATTAATTGTGACACTATCTCAGAGAAAGTTGCATCTGTTTCCAAAG CAGGGAGAAGTCATGCAAGCCGCAAAAAACTGAAGCCCACTTTTGCCGCTGAGGTCTCCAGTAGTAGTGGAAAGGTTGATGGAGACGGCTTCAAAAAGAGATCTATTAACAAGTCAAGGAAAAAAGACCTCTCGGGAGAGGCAACGGAGAGCGCTAAAGGTGACAATGCAGCTTCAAGTGATAAGGAAATTGGTCCAAAAGATTGTCGCAGAGAGTTGGTCACTAATGCCTCTTTAGTTGTTTCTCCATCATCGGTTATTAATTGTAACACTAGCTCGGAGGAAGTTGCATCTGTCTCCCAAG CAGGGAGAAGTAAAGCAAGCCACAATAAACTGAAGGCTCCTTTTATTGCCGAGGACTCCAGTGGTAATAGAATGGTAGCTGAGGCTGTGAACAGCGAATTGGGCACTCAAGAAATGCAACCAACTGCTTGTTCGAAAAAGACTCCCAAAT CGGCCAAATTACCGAAgttgaaaaagagaaaaatagaGAATAATCTGACAGCCTCTGGGTCAAGTAAAATTCAGAGACTATCAAGTGGTGCTGGCAACCAAGCTGCAACAGAGGTGGTTATTCTAGAGAAAAATCAGAAGGGTAAATCCCGGATAGCAAAACATTGTCCACATTCAGTTGGCTGTGCTCGATCTTCAATCAATGGTTGGGAATGGCGTAAGTGGTCGATGAGGGCAAGTCCTGCCGAAAGGGCTCGTGTTAGGGGAAATAAGATCGTTCATATTCAATCTGTTAGTTCAGATACTACTGGTTCTCAAATGTTTAATGTTAAGGGAATTTCTGCAAGAACAAACAGGGTTAAGTTGCGGAACCTCCTTGCTGCTGCCGAGGGTGCTGATCTCTTGAAAGCTACTCAATTGAAG GCGAGGAAGAAGCGCCTACGCTTCCAACAAAGTAAGATACATGCTTGGGGTCTCGTTGCCCTTGAGCCTATCGACGCTGAAGACTTTGTCATTGAATATGTTGGAGAGCTTATACGTCGTCGT GTATCTGACATACGAGAGCACTATTATGAAAAGATTGGAATTGGGAGCAGTTACCTTTTCAGACTGGATGATGATTATGTG
- the LOC132625942 gene encoding uncharacterized protein LOC132625942 isoform X2: protein MVSSIYCHVPSEAETNHIPPFYSRKRLKSLDSMPMDLTSQGSIDDENRVDVVSTMELTIGCLQNLGSPLCVEMSCQSNGKSENVSSPCDVGGSSTSDKSTVVYPQAALATGWMYVNEQGQMCGPYIKEQLYEGLSTGFLPEELPVYPILNGTISNAVPLKYFNQFPDHVATGFAYLMVSSMEVAKDSGGNGVELPTTSPYSSSGDKHETHSMNQQVSTTGFVGTVAPSMSSVNEESCWLFEDHDGRKHGPHSLVELYSWYHYGYIVDSVMIHHADNKFSPFALKSLISSWTTATPGAQFLSNPDGHETNALHDFVSEISEEVCSQLHMVIMKAARRTLLDEIVSHAISECISEKKDRKKVTNQKKATNQSVKMSSPGTRMSAGFGGSKALVSPESSAEASILRNQKSPAAEVPLKYSGGAKSVGSFENFCDSYTVVCRKLFDSCMQNIWNAVFYDHVSEFSSAWRKRKRWSPPCLMVESNIQAKSDADCTSKLSIEVLQLEEESVPPGFEKKNVTVDLPSVSSSKDCTVELSTEVLQVEQESFGCDPDFPPGFEEKNMTVDLPSVSSPKDCTVELSTEVLQVEQESFVCDLDFPPGFEEKDVTVDLPSVSSSFNDEKGLSGSSHAMDSEANERMQLIFESVMDELHLSAKMSLEEYFSSLLHEEVMGKVDSLKDGVIIKVAEDPNIFNCGASKNESSDAISVSDNLPCVDIESTSPPVKSSHQNNIDTYVPPASDWFSSAFQKSASLDNTSIDEMTDELQPPECEAVPVQTSKVRLARSDNNILRIIWYATLSNCRQKVHEKALRELKSFLIDDLIRNFLTTWSSARRCSKPEDSRVTRSKADDEKRDKSPVALSKSVDGFPKVPTAAGKYTYYRKKKLVKRKSGSSLQPPPDGDVGFQKRSINKSRKKDLLGEVTESAKGDNATSSDKEIGPKDCCRELVTDASLVFPPSSVINCNTISEDVVASVSKVGRSNASRKKMKATFIAEVSGDNGRVDGDVGLKKRSINKSRKQDLLGEATGSTKGDNAALSGKEIGPKDCRRELLTNASLVVPPSSAIKCNTISEKVASVSETRRSSSSRKKLKAAFVAEVSSGNRKVEEDISFKKRSINKSRKQDLFGEATKSIKGDNATTSGKEIGPKDFRRELFSNASSIVPPSLVINCDTISEKVASVSKAGRSHASRKKLKPTFAAEVSSSSGKVDGDGFKKRSINKSRKKDLSGEATESAKGDNAASSDKEIGPKDCRRELVTNASLVVSPSSVINCNTSSEEVASVSQGRSKASHNKLKAPFIAEDSSGNRMVAEAVNSELGTQEMQPTACSKKTPKSAAKLPKLKKRKIENNLTASGSSKIQRLSSGAGNQAATEVVILEKNQKGKSRIAKHCPHSVGCARSSINGWEWRKWSMRASPAERARVRGNKIVHIQSVSSDTTGSQMFNVKGISARTNRVKLRNLLAAAEGADLLKATQLKARKKRLRFQQSKIHAWGLVALEPIDAEDFVIEYVGELIRRRVSDIREHYYEKIGIGSSYLFRLDDDYVVDATKRGGIARFINHSCEPNCYTKVISVEGQKKIFIYAKRHIAAGEEITYNYKFPLEEKKIPCNCGSKRCRGSMN from the exons ATGGTGTCTTCGATCTATTGCCATGTACCGAGTGAAGCAGAGACGAATCATATCCCACCATTCTACTCTCGAAAGAGATTAAAGTCTTTAGATTCGATGCCAATGGATTTAACTTCACAAGGTTCTATTGACGATGAAAATCGCGTTGATGTTGTATCTACAATGGAGTTAACTATTGG TTGCTTGCAAAATCTTGGTTCACCATTGTGTGTGGAGATGAGTTGCCAGTCTAATGGCAAGAGTGAGAATGTTTCATCGCCTTGTGATGTCGGTGGCAGTTCAACGAGTGACAAGAGTACTGTGGTGTACCCTCAAGCCGCACTTGCAACTGGATGGATGTATGTAAATGAACAGGGTCAAATGTGTGGTCCTTACATTAAGGAACAATTATATGAGGGTCTGTCTACTGGTTTCTTGCCAGAAGAACTTCCCGTTTATCCCATCTTAAATGGGACCATTTCGAATGCGGTGCCCTTAAAGTATTTCAATCAATTTCCTGACCATGTTGCCACTGGCTTTGCTTATTTAATGGTTTCGTCCATGGAAGTTGCCAAAGATTCAGGAGGAAATGGAGTGGAGTTGCCAACAACTTCCCCTTATTCTAGCTCGGGGGATAAACATGAAACTCATTCCATGAATCAGCAAGTGTCGACTACTGGCTTTGTCGGAACAGTTGCACCGTCTATGTCTTCG GTTAACGAAGAATCGTGCTGGCTCTTTGAAGATCATGATGGGAGGAAACATGGGCCGCACTCTCTTGTGGAGCTTTATTCATGGTATCATTATGGATACATTGTGGATTCAGTGATG ATTCATCATGCTGATAATAAGTTCAGTCCCTTtgctttgaaatctttaattAGTAGTTGGACTACGGCTACCCCTGGAGCTCAATTCTTGTCTAATCCCGATGGGCATGAGACTAACGCTCTACATGATTTTGTATCCGAGATTTCTGAAGAAGTATGCTCCCAGCTTCATATGGTGATCATGAAAGCAGCCCGCAGGACTCTGCTCGATGAGATTGTTAGCCATGCAATTTCAGAGTGCATCTCCGAAAAAAAAGATCGTAAGAAAGTCACTAATCAAAAGAAAGCCACTAATCAGTCTGTCAAAATGTCATCTCCTGGTACCAGAATG TCTGCAGGTTTTGGTGGCAGTAAGGCCTTAGTTTCTCCTGAGAGCAGTGCAGAAGCTTCTATTCTTCGTAACCAGAAATCTCCTGCTGCTGAAGTCCCTTTGAAGTATTCAGGAGGCGCAAAATCTGTTGGAAGCTTTGAGAACTTCTGTGATTCTTATACAGTTGTTTGCAGGAAATTATTTGACTCTTGCATGCAAAATATCTGGAATGCTGTCTTCTATGATCACGTGTCAGAGTTTTCATCTGCGTGGAGGAAGAGAAAGCGATGGTCACCTCCTTGTCTGATGGTTGAATCAAACATTCAAGCAAAGTCAGATGCTGATTGCACCTCAAAGCTTTCTATTGAAGTT TTGCAATTGGAGGAAGAATCCGTCCCTCCAGGGTTTGAGAAAAAGAATGTGACAGTGGATTTGCCTTCAGTTTCGTCATCAAAAGATTGCACCGTGGAGCTCTCTACTGAAGTT TTGCAGGTGGAGCAAGAATCATTCGGCTGTGATCCTGATTTTCCCCCAGGGTTTGAGGAGAAGAATATGACAGTGGATTTGCCTTCAGTTTCGTCACCAAAAGATTGCACCGTGGAGCTGTCTACTGAAGTT TTGCAAGTGGAGCAAGAATCTTTCGTCTGTGATCTTGATTTCCCCCCAGGGTTTGAGGAGAAGGATGTGACAGTGGATCTGCCTTCAGTTTCGTCATCTTTTAATGATGAAAAGGGGTTGTCTGGATCCAGTCATGCAATGGACTCTGAAGCTAATGAGCGTATGCAGCTTATCTTTGAGAGTGTAATGGATGAACTCCACCTGTCTGCAAAGATGTCCTTGGAAGAGTATTTCAGTAGCCTTTTGCATGAAGAGGTGATGGGAAAAGTTGATTCCCTTAAAGATGGCGTGATAATCAAG GTTGCTGAGGACCCAAATATTTTTAATTGCGGTGCAAGTAAAAATGAGTCTTCTGATGCCATTTCGGTGTCAGACAACTTACCTTGTGTAGATATTGAGAGTACTTCACCGCCTGTAAAATCATCGCACCAGAACAATATTGATACATACGTGCCTCCTGCGTCAGATTGGTTTTCAAGTGCATTTCAGAAGTCAGCCAGTTTAGATAATACATCCATTGATGAAATGACTGATGAGCTGCAACCACCTGAATGCGAAGCTGTTCCTGTGCAAACTTCTAAAGTTCGGCTTGCTAGGTCTGACAATAATATTTTGAGAATAATATGGTATGCTACCCTGTCAAATTGCCGGCAGAAGGTACATGAGAAAGCACTGAGAGAGTTGAAAAGTTTTCTTATTGATGACTTGATTAGAAATTTCTTGACAACTTGGTCTTCTGCAAGGAGATGTAGTAAACCAGAGGATTCTCGG GTTACAAGAAGCAAAGCGGATGATGAGAAACGTGATAAATCTCCTGTTGCATTAAGCAAAAGCGTGGATGGCTTTCCTAAGGTACCTACAGCCGCGGGGAAATATACATATTACCGGAAGAAAAAGTTGGTCAAAAGAAAGTCAGGCTCTTCATTGCAGCCTCCCCCTGATGGAGATGTTGGCTTCCAAAAGCGATCTATTAACAAGTCAAGGAAAAAAGATCTCTTGGGAGAGGTAACAGAGAGCGCTAAAGGTGACAATGCAACTTCAAGTGATAAGGAAATTGGGCCAAAAGATTGTTGCAGAGAGTTGGTCACTGATGCCTCTTTAGTTTTTCCTCCATCATCGGTTATTAATTGTAACACTATCTCGGAAGACGTAGTTGCTTCTGTCTCCAAAG TGGGGAGAAGTAACGCAAGCCGCAAAAAAATGAAGGCCACTTTTATCGCTGAGGTCTCCGGTGATAATGGAAGGGTTGATGGAGACGTTGGCTTAAAAAAGAGATCTATTAACAAGTCAAGGAAACAAGATCTCTTGGGGGAGGCAACGGGGAGCACTAAAGGTGACAATGCAGCTTTAAGTGGTAAGGAAATTGGGCCGAAAGATTGTCGCAGAGAGTTGCTCACTAATGCTTCTTTAGTTGTTCCTCCATCATCGGCTATTAAATGTAACACTATATCAGAGAAAGTTGCATCTGTTTCCGAAA CGAGGAGAAGTAGTTCAAGCCGCAAAAAACTGAAGGCTGCTTTTGTCGCTGAGGTCTCCAGTGGTAACAGAAAGGTTGAAGAAGACATCAGCTTCAAAAAGAGATCTATTAACAAGTCAAGGAAACAAGATCTCTTTGGGGAGGCAACAAAAAGCATTAAAGGTGACAACGCAACTACAAGTGGTAAGGAAATTGGGCCGAAAGATTTTCGCAGAGAGTTGTTCAGTAATGCCTCTTCAATTGTTCCGCCATCATTGGTTATTAATTGTGACACTATCTCAGAGAAAGTTGCATCTGTTTCCAAAG CAGGGAGAAGTCATGCAAGCCGCAAAAAACTGAAGCCCACTTTTGCCGCTGAGGTCTCCAGTAGTAGTGGAAAGGTTGATGGAGACGGCTTCAAAAAGAGATCTATTAACAAGTCAAGGAAAAAAGACCTCTCGGGAGAGGCAACGGAGAGCGCTAAAGGTGACAATGCAGCTTCAAGTGATAAGGAAATTGGTCCAAAAGATTGTCGCAGAGAGTTGGTCACTAATGCCTCTTTAGTTGTTTCTCCATCATCGGTTATTAATTGTAACACTAGCTCGGAGGAAGTTGCATCTGTCTCCCAAG GGAGAAGTAAAGCAAGCCACAATAAACTGAAGGCTCCTTTTATTGCCGAGGACTCCAGTGGTAATAGAATGGTAGCTGAGGCTGTGAACAGCGAATTGGGCACTCAAGAAATGCAACCAACTGCTTGTTCGAAAAAGACTCCCAAAT CAGCGGCCAAATTACCGAAgttgaaaaagagaaaaatagaGAATAATCTGACAGCCTCTGGGTCAAGTAAAATTCAGAGACTATCAAGTGGTGCTGGCAACCAAGCTGCAACAGAGGTGGTTATTCTAGAGAAAAATCAGAAGGGTAAATCCCGGATAGCAAAACATTGTCCACATTCAGTTGGCTGTGCTCGATCTTCAATCAATGGTTGGGAATGGCGTAAGTGGTCGATGAGGGCAAGTCCTGCCGAAAGGGCTCGTGTTAGGGGAAATAAGATCGTTCATATTCAATCTGTTAGTTCAGATACTACTGGTTCTCAAATGTTTAATGTTAAGGGAATTTCTGCAAGAACAAACAGGGTTAAGTTGCGGAACCTCCTTGCTGCTGCCGAGGGTGCTGATCTCTTGAAAGCTACTCAATTGAAG GCGAGGAAGAAGCGCCTACGCTTCCAACAAAGTAAGATACATGCTTGGGGTCTCGTTGCCCTTGAGCCTATCGACGCTGAAGACTTTGTCATTGAATATGTTGGAGAGCTTATACGTCGTCGT GTATCTGACATACGAGAGCACTATTATGAAAAGATTGGAATTGGGAGCAGTTACCTTTTCAGACTGGATGATGATTATGTG